Part of the Dermatophilus congolensis genome is shown below.
GGCGGCACCTCCGCCTGGTCCAGCAAACTCGTCCACGGCGGCCTGCGCTACCTCTACCAATTCAACTTCGCCCTCGTCGCTGAAGCCCTCAAAGAACGCGGACTCCTACTCACCCGCACCGCACCCCACCTCGTCAAAGCCCAGCCCTTCCTCTGGCCTCTGAAAACCCCCGTCGTCGAACGCTCATACAGCGCCGTCGGCGTCGGCATGTACGACATGCTCGCCCAATACGGCGGCGGCGGCCGCAGCGCCGTCCCAGCACAAAAGCACTACAGCAAAGAAGGCGCCCGCAAACTCTTCCCAGGAATCCGTGAAGACGCCCTCATCGGCGCCATCCGCTTCTACGACGCCCGCGTTGACGACGCCCGCCTCGTCATCGACCTCGTCCGCACCGCCCAAGGCTACGGCGCCCTAGCCGCAAGCCGTGCCCAAGTCACCGGCTACCTCAAAGACAACGTCGGCGGAAACCAGCGCGTCACCGGCGCCACCGTCAAAGACCTCGAAAGCGGACTCGAATTCGACGTACGCGCCGACTACGTCATCAACGCCACCGGCGTCTGGACCGAACAAACCCAAGACCTCGCCACCCAAGACGGCGGACTGCAAGTCCTAGCCAGTAAAGGCATCCACATCGTCGTGCCCAAAGACCGCATCGACGGCTCCGCAGGCATCTTCCTACGCACCGAAAAATCCGTCCTCTTCATCATCCCCTGGGACCGCTATTGGGTCATCGGCACCACCGACACCGAATGGACCGAAGACCTCACCCACCCCGTCTGTACCGCCGCAGACATCGACTACGTTCTCGAACACGCCAACTCCGTGCTCGCCACCCCACTCACCCGCGAAGACATCATCGGCACCTACGCCGGTCTACGCCCCTTGCTACAACCCA
Proteins encoded:
- a CDS encoding glycerol-3-phosphate dehydrogenase/oxidase translates to MQRTQLTREQRAQALREMGSEKVDILVVGGGVTGAGIALDAATRGLRVAIVEAQDWAGGTSAWSSKLVHGGLRYLYQFNFALVAEALKERGLLLTRTAPHLVKAQPFLWPLKTPVVERSYSAVGVGMYDMLAQYGGGGRSAVPAQKHYSKEGARKLFPGIREDALIGAIRFYDARVDDARLVIDLVRTAQGYGALAASRAQVTGYLKDNVGGNQRVTGATVKDLESGLEFDVRADYVINATGVWTEQTQDLATQDGGLQVLASKGIHIVVPKDRIDGSAGIFLRTEKSVLFIIPWDRYWVIGTTDTEWTEDLTHPVCTAADIDYVLEHANSVLATPLTREDIIGTYAGLRPLLQPKVKGNGGSAKVSREHTVAEVMPGLSAIAGGKLTTYRVMAEDAIDFALTRLHGKQGPKERPCVTEQIPLVGASGYPAWQAQRDRIATDEGFTPERVQHLLDRYGDELPDILDIIAQNPDLGRPLEQADAYLGAEVSFAVTHEGALHLEDIVRKRIRLDYEQRDRGLAALPEIAEIAAPLLGWDEETIAREIDAYRERVEAEAKAEKEQTDAEAIAVRLSAPDITPMV